A stretch of the Lytechinus variegatus isolate NC3 chromosome 5, Lvar_3.0, whole genome shotgun sequence genome encodes the following:
- the LOC121415168 gene encoding telomere repeats-binding bouquet formation protein 2-like produces the protein MSSKKLPVFNNLKAWFSSSIPRKMRDLWKKQGGKEVSSVKDAQFIFSSDASCTDTVEIYESEEFLHGFLTIFHSSYIDACLKEKTAHEVAAAQYILLPPDMADDIQQLAFVSRPPNQEMAETTSKKKQDQSRSNKPSKANENTNTNHHQERLSSEPSTSNQREPRNREPPTFAHAADIAFKIDDLSSIPYAKSLPRFVGDIKDFIPGVNGCSLSLKAS, from the exons ATGTCTTCGAAAAAGTTACCAGTCTTCAACAATTTGAAAGCTTGGTTCTCCTCCAGTATTCCTCGAAAGATGAGAGACTTGTGGA AAAAACAAGGAGGGAAGGAGGTTTCTTCTGTGAAAGATGCCCAGTTCATCTTTTCAAGTGATGCATCCTGCACTGACACTGTTGA GATTTACGAGAGCGAGGAGTTCCTTCACGGTTTTCTAACCATCTTCCATTCAAGCTATATCGATGCTTGTCTCAAGGAGAAGACCGCCCATGAGGTAGCCGCAGCTCAGTATATTCTGCTCCCTCCAGATATGGCAGATG ATATCCAGCAGTTGGCTTTTGTTAGTAGGCCTCCCAACCAAGAGATGGCAGAGACCACCTCGAAGAAGAAACAAGACCAAAGTAGATCCAATAAACCAAGTAAAGCAAATGAAAACACAAACACCAACCACCATCAAGAAAG GTTATCATCTGAACCTTCAACATCTAATCAAAGAGAACCTCGGAACAGAGAACCTCCAACATTTGCTCATGCAGCTG ATATTGCCTTCAAGATTGATGATCTGTCCAGCATCCCGTACGCCAAGTCCTTGCCAAGGTTTGTAGGTGATATCAAAGATTTTATCCCTGGAGTCAACGGATGCTCATTGTCTCTGAAGGCATCATGA